The following coding sequences lie in one Epinephelus lanceolatus isolate andai-2023 chromosome 24, ASM4190304v1, whole genome shotgun sequence genomic window:
- the cyyr1 gene encoding cysteine and tyrosine-rich protein 1 — protein MESPGRRRRTQAVRWKLLRNSLLLCLFTGGSEAQCEGCIEYCCDGTPQFCCSYYAYVGDVLSGTAISGIVFGVVFLMGAVAALFLCVCMCMKNGRGARVGVFSTSYINTVTQGYPGPPPPYTYDYEMYPPSLHPPPYTPTQPRPANYSPPPPYPGCTRK, from the exons ATGGAAAGCcccgggaggaggaggaggacgcaGGCGGTGAGGTGGAAGTTGTTGAGGAACTCGCTGCTGCTTTGTTTATTCACCG gcgGCAGTGAAGCCCAGTGTGAAGGCTGTATCGAGTACTGCTGCGATGGAACGCCACAGTTCTGCTGCTCCTACTACGCCTACGTGGGGGACGTCCTCTC gggCACTGCCATCTCCGGTATCGTTTTCGGCGTGGTGTTTCTGATGGGGGCAGTGGCAGCCTTGTTCCTGTGCGTTTGTATGTGTATGAAGAACGGGCGAGGCGCGCGGGTCGGCGTGTTCAGCACCTCCTACATCAACACTGTGACCCAGGGCTACCCAG GTCCTCCACCTCCGTACACCTACGACTATGAGATGTACCCTCCATCGCTGCATCCCCCACCTTACACCCCAACTCAGCCTCGGCCGGCCAACTACTCCCCACCTCCTCCTTACCCTGGCTGCACCCGCAAGTGA